AGATTGTGGGAGTCGAACGCTGGTTTGGCCGAGTTTGGAAGCTTGTGCAGGATGCGCAACAGACACTTGCTTCATCGTCATATACGTTCAATCCAGATGAACTGATGCTGTCCAACCACGCCACAGCCCTCCCCTACTCTCCACAGAATCTCAGTGGAAATGACGCAGATGCTGTTCTCTTCACCCATAGAACTATTTTGTCCGTTACAAGTTGCATAGAAAATAACCCTTATGGGTTGAATACCGTTATTTCTGACTTGACAAAACTAACCAATTCGTTAACCTCATCAACACCGTCGTCCCCACAGGTCCTCTACTTATGTATATCCTCACTACTTCGCCTTCTCGCACCTATCGCACCAGCTCTGGCATCTGAGAGTTGGGAAACTCTCAACGAACCGATAATTGGCCGCTACCCGAAGAATGAATCCATAGACAATGCATATGACGTGCCCCCAATTTTTGACTGTCCCTGGCCAACAGCCCTCTTGACCTCAGAGCAGACAGATGTACTGTCGGCGCGGGGTGGTCAGACCGTGGCAGTTCAGATCAATGGCAAGTTGCGGTTCACCGTCACAGTCCCACGACAGCTGTCGCCCACGACGGATGAATCAAGCGAGCAGGATTTTATAATCAATCGCATCCTGGAAACCGACGAAGGACGTACTTGGTTGCGTGAGAAGAATGACTGGGAAAAACGGAGGCGCGTAATTGTCGTCAAGGGGGGTAAATTGGTTAATATTGTATTCTAAACTGGAGTTATGCCCATTATATTACCAAGGTTCGCAATCGGCATGACCGTGTAGTCATAGACAATTATACATTAGAACTCAACACACATCACTATATGCTTGGGGTGTCATGGATTATTCGGATAATCGTCGCACTCTGAAGAATGAGCGTCAAACATTCGGACCAGCGATATGAGAGGTAGTGCGGTGGGTGGGCATGACTATACAATCTGTGCCGAAATATTGCTGTAACTGgaatttttctcttcattcctttcttccaccccccctcccccctcctccccacACTCTCTCTTTACCTTTCCTTCCCATTTGATTCCAGCCCCCAACTGGAATTACTCTCTGATGGGAGAATTGGGGTCAAAGGCGCTTGTCCGCCCGTTGCATGGAGTGGCCGGATTGTGGTGGTACGAGTTGGGAACAGTGGAGACTCGAATGGACCTTCCCCTCATGACAATCGATGGCTGTCAAGTTCGACCCCCTGGACTGGCGAGTCTCAATACCGAAGGCTTCCACATTCGGGATCGAACTTGTACTGTACAAATGGGTAGAAGTACGGTCGATTCTCGGACCTAGAGCATCGTCGGGTCTGCGGTTCTTTTAGTTGCGATTATCGGATCTTGTCGATGCGGAGCGATGCGATCTCGCCAAGCATAACAAACAGTCAAAGCAAGCTTTCTAGTGACAGTGAACTGAGGGGAGCCTTGAGtatctactccgtaagtaACGTGGATCACCGAAGGGATGAATGACACCCCTTGCGGCAATTCAGGTCCACTGGATCATTTCAGGGAGATTGAAGCCGTTCATCAACCATTATCGGCAATAAAATGAGGGGAAGTACCCCTCACCATATTTATTAGCAAGGTTATCCTATGGTACTAACGTAGTAGGTAGCTAGGTTGGAGGGTACGTACTAGCGCCTAGCATATCTAATACTGTACCAGTGTACCAAGTAGTAACAACATACTACTCGTACAAAGTACGTTTCACTTGCATGTTGACCAATAGGAAGAACTGACCCCTCATGAGGGGTAGAAAGCTAACCAGACTAAGAATAGCACGAGTGGTACCTACCTACCGGGTAGTTACTCCGAGTACCAACAAAATACCACCTAAGTTGGAGGTACCTGCGTAACAGTCCGTAGATGTACAGACCTTGGTACTACTATGGTACTACTAtggtactactactactactactactaactaGTAGTTGTCTGAACGTCTTCCCTCCTTATTGGCATGTCGATCCCAAATTAAGGAGTTTTACACCATAGTAGCGTAGTTGTTCGCTACAATAAGCTGAAAGATCCTTCCTATATTCCATGCAAGTAAATAAGTATTGAATTTACGTATCTTTGAACGTATGTgtctatgtatgtatctaCAAATATCCAGTACTAGATATGAACCCCGCATGTTTACTTCTGTCTGTCCAACGCTTTGGAGTTTAGGGTAGACTAGGTTATGTTACATGGACATTATTTTCTATCTACTATCGATACTATCCGATTTGAACCCCCTCTTACCAATCTGCTGATGGGATGCAAACTTTGACTAATGGATGATGTTCATATGTCCGTTCACCATGATTGAGGGAGTCCCGCGtgcggagaagattgcgCTCCTCGTTCCACTTGTTCTTTTCCACACCCTCCCATACGAATAATTATACGAGGTGCCGTGGTGTCCGCCGCGATCTACTGGCGGTGGGGTCGGAGTCCCATCCGGTCGCCTTGCTTTCAATCCATGAATGGGTGGACAAACGCAAGAAAAgatgaggaggggaaaaaggGAGGGGTCCCAAATGGAATGCTCCTCAACTGTAGGCGGGGGGAACCATCCTATACTGCTATATATTTAAGTGAATCCCCCTTCATTCCATTTCATCAACAAACAGCGTCTATCAAGTCTGGATTCGGTAAGTATACCTCCCCCAGTTCTAGatcccatcccatcccatcTCATACTTTTCGTGGCATGTTCCACATTATGCTTCCTGCATCAGTCCCCACCCCGCGCCGCCACAGCTTCACTTCATGCGATTTCTCCAACGTTAAAACATCATAGTCATTAACGATATGATGTCTGGGAATTGATTTGAAATAGTCCACTGACCATCTGACTGTAGcattcattttcattttcaccGAGATCAATATCGTGGTATAATCAACTGAACACAATTCAAAATGGTATTTATCCGCTCTTTCTCTGTTGTTGGTACGCGTACATTGACCGAGTTTCCAGGGTAAAATTCTTATGGTTCTCTATGACGTAAGTTCTCCATCAAAAGTGTATCAAAGAGCCCATGACATCGATAGCTGATTGTGAACCTTGATTCTAGGGTGGCGAGCACGCCAAGCAACAGCCCGGTCTCTTGGGTACCACCGAGAATGAGCTCGGATTGAGGAAGTGGTTAGAGGAACAGGGACACACTCTCGTCACTACCTCTGATAAGGAGGGTGAGAACTCCACCTTCGACAAGGAACTCGTTGACGCCGAAgtcatcatcaccacaccGTTCGTGAGCCCCGATACCGCACAGGAATTTCTGTTCTGAACCAATCGGCTAATCATGTGCTGTAGCTTCCACCCCGGCTATCTTACCGCTGAGCGCCTGGCCAAGGCCAAAAACCTCAAGATCGCAGTCACTGCTGGTGTCGGATCGGATCACGTTGACCTGAACGCCGCCAACAAGACTAATGGCGGTATCACTGTCGCTGAAGTAACTGGCTGTAATGTCACCTCTGTTGCGGAACACGTTGTCATGACCATCCTTACTCTGGTCCGTAACTTTGTCCCCGCTCACGAGCAGATCACCCGCGGTGAGTGGGACGTTGCCGCTGTCGCTAAGAATGAATTCGATTTGGAGGGCAAGGTCGTCGGAACCGTTGCTGTCGGCCGTATTGGTGAGCGTGTCCTTCGTCGCCTCAAGCCATTTGACTGCAAGGAGCTTCTCTACTACGACTACCAGCCCCTTAGTCCCGAGGTTGAGAAGGAAATCGGCTGCCGTCGTGTTGACACCCTCGAGGAGATGCTTGCTCAGTGTGACGTTGTTACCATCAACTGCCCCCTGCACGAGAAGACCCGTGGCTTGTTCAACAAGGACCTGATctccaagatgaagaagggtaAGTAGTACCATGGCACAATTAACCGAGGCTTTCTAGACATTGACTAACCTTTTACCAAGGCTCATGGCTCGTTAACACTGCCCGTGGTGCTATTGTCGTTaaggaggatgttgctgaAGCTGTCAAGTCTGGCCACTTGAGAGGCTATGGTGGTGATGTCTGGTATCCCCAGCCCGCCCCCAAGGACCACCCACTCCGCTACGTGCAGGGCCCATGGGGCGGTGGCAACGCCATGGTTCCTCACATGTCTGGTACCTCGATCGACGCACAGATCCGTTACGCTCAAGGCACCAAGGCTATTCTCGAGAGCTACTTCTCTGGCCGTCATGACTACAAGAACGAGGATCTCATTGTTCGCGGCGGTGATTACGTTACTAAGGCCTACGGCCAGAGGAACAAGGCTTAGGTCTCTCCAATCACTTTGTAATGAGCGGGTTAGAATGTTTTCTTGGCGCATGCTTCTGGTCTGAACAGCCCTTAAAGGAGCAGGGCGATGTTTACTTATGATACCTAAAATTCATATTGTCTTGTTCTTACCTATAATTGGCATAGAAA
This DNA window, taken from Aspergillus flavus chromosome 5, complete sequence, encodes the following:
- a CDS encoding glyoxylate/hydroxypyruvate reductase (NAD-dependent formate dehydrogenase AciA/Fdh), producing MGKILMVLYDGGEHAKQQPGLLGTTENELGLRKWLEEQGHTLVTTSDKEGENSTFDKELVDAEVIITTPFHPGYLTAERLAKAKNLKIAVTAGVGSDHVDLNAANKTNGGITVAEVTGCNVTSVAEHVVMTILTLVRNFVPAHEQITRGEWDVAAVAKNEFDLEGKVVGTVAVGRIGERVLRRLKPFDCKELLYYDYQPLSPEVEKEIGCRRVDTLEEMLAQCDVVTINCPLHEKTRGLFNKDLISKMKKGSWLVNTARGAIVVKEDVAEAVKSGHLRGYGGDVWYPQPAPKDHPLRYVQGPWGGGNAMVPHMSGTSIDAQIRYAQGTKAILESYFSGRHDYKNEDLIVRGGDYVTKAYGQRNKA